In Carya illinoinensis cultivar Pawnee chromosome 9, C.illinoinensisPawnee_v1, whole genome shotgun sequence, the following are encoded in one genomic region:
- the LOC122277057 gene encoding MDIS1-interacting receptor like kinase 2-like produces the protein MGYLVFLCGKCLDNALHQLVNVAVASGSISALQLEQAKALQQTGWWPSNSNISSACDWNGITCNAGGSVTNIVRFNRSLKDLSVNNLTGSNLYHEHNLHWVTYVNLSHNFLSEEIPVALGSIALVRHLRSLDLSFNNFTGNIPSSLIEIHALNLSHNSLKGQIPDGFDKHHKSYTLIGNRDLCGQFKIFPPCPKSKKSIATKIEIFAPITTFLIFLVIGGILLSRCVFKENQLELRESKNGNIFSIWNYDRHIAYEDIIEATEDFDIKYYIGTGGYGSVYKAKLPSGNVVALKKLHQREAENPIFFRSFMNEVRVLTKIRYRNIVKLRGFCVHKGCKF, from the exons ATGGGCTATCTGGTCTTTTTATGCGGAAAGTGTTTGGATAATGCACTTCATCAGCTTGTTAACGTTGCAGTAGCATCTGGATCAATATCTGCCCTTCAACTTGAACAAGCCAAGGCTTTGCAGCAGACTGGGTGGTGGCCATCCAATAGTAATATTTCAAGTGCTTGCGACTGGAATGGTATTACTTGCAATGCTGGTGGAAGCGTCACAAACATCGTTAGATTTAATCGAAGTTTGAAAG ACCTTAGTGTAAACAACTTAACTGGAAGCAATCTCTATCACGAGCATAACCTTCATTGGGTGACATATGTTAACCTTAGTCACAACTTTTTGAGCGAAGAAATACCAGTTGCGCTTGGGAGTATTGCACTAGTACGCCATCTCCGGAGTTTGGACCTTAGCTTCAATAATTTTACAGGCAACATTCCCTCTTCCCTTATTGAAATACATGCACTCAACTTGTCACACAATTCTTTGAAGGGTCAAATTCCAGATGGTTTTGATAAGCATCATAAATCCTACACATTAATTGGCAATAGGGATTTATGCggtcaattcaagattttcccTCCATGTCCCAAAAGCAAAAAATCAATCGCaaccaaaatagaaatttttGCTCCCATCACCACTTTCCTCATATTCCTAGTTATTGGAGGTATTCTCTTGTCTCGTTGTGTGTTCAAAGAAAATCAACTTGAGTTAAGAGAATCTAAGAATGGAAACATATTCTCGATATGGAATTATGATAGACATATTGCATATGAAGACATCATTGAAGCAACCGAGGATTTTGACATCAAATATTACATTGGAACAGGTGGTTATGGTAGCGTTTACAAAGCTAAATTACCAAGCGGAAATGTGGTTGCCTTAAAGAAGCTTCATCAGAGAGAGGCTGAGAATCCTATTTTCTTTAGGAGTTTTATGAATGAGGTAAGGGTGTTAACAAAGATTCGATATCGAAATATTGTGAAGCTGCGTGGGTTTTGTGTACATAAAGGatgcaaattttaa
- the LOC122275904 gene encoding MDIS1-interacting receptor like kinase 2-like isoform X2: protein MERGSLFCILRNVDEAKELDWSKRVNIIKGAAHALSYMHHACIPAIVHRDISSNNILLNFEFQGFISDFGTAKLLDPDSSNQTLVAGTYGYIAPENVKFQEAITLADDLAETC from the exons ATGGAAAGGGGAAGCCTATTTTGTATCCTAAGAAATGTTGATGAAGCTAAGGAACTAGATTGGAGCAAGAGGGTAAACATCATCAAAGGCGCAGCACACGCCTTATCTTAcatgcatcatgcatgcatcCCAGCAATTGTTCATAGAGATATATCATCAAACAACATTTTGCTAAACTTCGAGTTCCAAGGTTTTATCTCTGACTTTGGAACTGCTAAACTCCTTGATCCTGACTCTTCCAATCAAACATTAGTTGCTGGCACTTATGGTTATATTGCCCCAG AAAATGTGAAATTCCAAGAAGCCATTACTCTAGCTGATGATCTGGCTGAAACTTGTTGA
- the LOC122275904 gene encoding MDIS1-interacting receptor like kinase 2-like isoform X1: MERGSLFCILRNVDEAKELDWSKRVNIIKGAAHALSYMHHACIPAIVHRDISSNNILLNFEFQGFISDFGTAKLLDPDSSNQTLVAGTYGYIAPEFAYTMTVTEKCDVYSFGVVALEVLMGRHPGELLSSLS; encoded by the exons ATGGAAAGGGGAAGCCTATTTTGTATCCTAAGAAATGTTGATGAAGCTAAGGAACTAGATTGGAGCAAGAGGGTAAACATCATCAAAGGCGCAGCACACGCCTTATCTTAcatgcatcatgcatgcatcCCAGCAATTGTTCATAGAGATATATCATCAAACAACATTTTGCTAAACTTCGAGTTCCAAGGTTTTATCTCTGACTTTGGAACTGCTAAACTCCTTGATCCTGACTCTTCCAATCAAACATTAGTTGCTGGCACTTATGGTTATATTGCCCCAG AGTTTGCTTACACAATGACAGTCACTGAAAAATGTGATGTATATAGCTTTGGAG TGGTGGCACTAGAAGTATTAATGGGAAGGCATCCAGGAGAACTCTTGTCCTCATTATCATAA